The DNA sequence GCCTTTGGCTTATCCGCCCTACGCAGAGCTTGGTACTGTTCTTCTTCTTGACGTTTTCTGCGTCATTTTTTTGTCAATCTGGCCGTTTTGGGATTGCTCCCGGCGGCTATCCCTGCCAGAATCCCCAATTATGTGACACGTTTCACGTTTGTCGGACGCTTGTCTTGGGGGCGCCCGGTTTTCCGACGTCTATCCTGAATCGACAATTATTTGACTCCGGTCGGGGCGTCGGCTATTGGTTTAACAAGGCTAGCGGTTTAGAAAAATGGATAAAGGGCCAACTCGCATGTGGAGTAACACCAATGTTCTGGTTGTAGACGATAATGAACAACGGCGCAGGGAGCTCGGAGTCATTCTGGAGTTCTTGGGGAAGACCGTCAGCACCACTGGATGGTCCGGCTGGCAGGCCGCTCATGAAGATGCCGACGACGCCGATGAGCGGGGTGTCATGGCGGTGTTTCTGGGCGAAACGCCCAGGCCCCGGGAGCTTGAGTCCCAGTTGAAAGAAATCCGCGACTGGCAGGACGACGTGCCGGTCATCATGCTGGAGGAGCGTACGCTGCCCGAGTCCGCCTCGCCCGAGCTGGCTCGGATGATCATCGCCAGCATGACCGTACCCCCTGCCTACAACCAGTTGCTGGACACTCTGCACCGCGCCCAGCTCTATCGCCAGGCTCAGCAGGCCAGCCGCCGCCAGCCTACGCGTCGCCCGGTACACCTGTTTCGCAGCCTGGTGGGTACCAGTCGGCAGATTCAGCAGGTGAGGGACATGATGGCCCAGGTGGCAGATAAGGACGTGTCGGTGCTGATCACCGGCGAATCGGGCACCGGTAAGGAAGTGGTGGCCCGCAATCTGCACTACAACTCCCCTCGGCGCGACAAGCCCTTTGTTCCCGTAAACTGCGGCGCCATTCCCGCCGAACTGCTGGAAAGCGAGCTGTTTGGCCATGAAAAGGGGGCGTTCACTGGCGCCATCAATGCCCGGGCCGGTCGGTTTGAGCTGGCGGAGGGAGGCACTCTGTTTCTGGATGAAATTGGAGATATGCCCCTGAATATGCAGGTGAAGATTCTTCGGGTTCTGCAGGAGCGCTGTTTCGAGCGGGTGGGCAGTAATAAGACCACCAGTATCGACGTGCGGGTGATTGCCGCGACCCACCGGGACCTCGAAACCATGATCAGCGAAGACCGGTTCCGCGAGGATCTGTTCTATCGACTGAACGTTTTCCCCATTGAATTACCCGCTCTGAAAGATCGCTCGGAAGATATCCCGCTGCTGATCAATGAGCTGATCTCCCGTCTGGAGAGCGAGGAGCGCGGATCCATCCGCTTCAATTCCGCTGCCATTCTCTCGCTGTGTCGTCATCCCTGGAGTGGCAACGTACGCGAGCTGGCGAATCTGGTGGAGCGCATGGCAATCATGCACCCCTACGGCGTGGTGGGCGTTCAGGATCTTCCCGTCAAATACCGCCACGTGGACGTGGTGGAGGAAGATTTTGGTGTAGCCACCGAGCAGGAGGCTCTGAGCAGTCAAGCGGGTTATGTCAGCATGAATGATACGCCGCTGTTGCCGGAGCAGGGTATCGACCTGCGCGAGTACATCAACAACATGGAGCGTGAATTGATTCAGCAGGCCCTGAATGATTGCGGTGGCGTGGTGGCCCGGGCTGCGGATCGGTTGAGTGTTCGGCGCACGACCCTGGTTGAGAAGATGCGGAAGTATGATTTGCAACGTTGAATGAGATGAGGGGAGTCGGATTACGCTTCGCTAATCCGACCTACGGGGCTGCGGCGAATGTTTTCCCGGTACTCGCTGGGGGTCATGCCGGTGGCGCGCTTGAAGCAGCGGTTGAAAGTGGATTTGCTGTTGAACCCCGACTGCTCCATCACCTGCATCATGGAGTCGGGCCCATCCTCGGAAGCAATGATGGATTTCGCCCGTTCGGTGCGAAAATCGTTTACATACTCAAAAAAGTTCTTGTTCAGCCGACGATTGATGATGCTGGACACCAGCTTACTGGATAACCCCATGGTACTGGCGAGCCGCTCCAGGCTCAGCTCCGGGTCCAGATACAATTGCTGCTCTCGCATTA is a window from the Marinimicrobium koreense genome containing:
- a CDS encoding sigma-54 dependent transcriptional regulator, with the translated sequence MWSNTNVLVVDDNEQRRRELGVILEFLGKTVSTTGWSGWQAAHEDADDADERGVMAVFLGETPRPRELESQLKEIRDWQDDVPVIMLEERTLPESASPELARMIIASMTVPPAYNQLLDTLHRAQLYRQAQQASRRQPTRRPVHLFRSLVGTSRQIQQVRDMMAQVADKDVSVLITGESGTGKEVVARNLHYNSPRRDKPFVPVNCGAIPAELLESELFGHEKGAFTGAINARAGRFELAEGGTLFLDEIGDMPLNMQVKILRVLQERCFERVGSNKTTSIDVRVIAATHRDLETMISEDRFREDLFYRLNVFPIELPALKDRSEDIPLLINELISRLESEERGSIRFNSAAILSLCRHPWSGNVRELANLVERMAIMHPYGVVGVQDLPVKYRHVDVVEEDFGVATEQEALSSQAGYVSMNDTPLLPEQGIDLREYINNMERELIQQALNDCGGVVARAADRLSVRRTTLVEKMRKYDLQR